From Aquila chrysaetos chrysaetos chromosome 3, bAquChr1.4, whole genome shotgun sequence, the proteins below share one genomic window:
- the TLDC2 gene encoding LOW QUALITY PROTEIN: TLD domain-containing protein 2 (The sequence of the model RefSeq protein was modified relative to this genomic sequence to represent the inferred CDS: substituted 1 base at 1 genomic stop codon) codes for MQDEFRDAAPSDPAEMLTSTCPQPDQDEELPVGCGELAREGQPGWEGAAAAAPALEEPCRLALSTPSSILQDREIQELGPHLPPPRLTQQPWHLLCCTRQDSFSLRTLYQFRGQLGSPTLLLIRDTEAQPSVPVTTNHCSNGFXGETFIFSFSPELKVFRWTGRNNFFVKGDIDLLMIGGGRSKFGLWLDRDLHYSGSHPCETFDNETLSPWEEFCVQDLEVWGLA; via the exons ATGCAGGATGAGTTCAGGGATGCTGCTCCCTCAGACCCTGCAGAGATGCTCACCTCCACCTGCCCCCAGCCCGACCAGGATGAGGAGCTGCCTGTGGGATGTGGGGAGCTGGCCAGAGAggggcagccaggctgggagggagccGCAGCAGCGGCCCCGGCACTGGAGGAGCCGTGCAGGCTGGCACTGAGCACACCAAGCAGCATCCTGCAGGACAGGGAGATCCAGGAG ctgggcccccacctgccccctccccggctgACACAGCAGCCCTGGCACCTGCTGTGCTGCACCAGGCAGGACAGCTTCAGCCTGCGGACCCTGTACCAGTTCAGGGGCCAGCTAGGCTCCCCCACCCTGCTGCTCATCAGGGATACAGAGGCACA GCCTTCAGTGCCTGTCACCACCAATCACTGCAGCAATGGCTTCTAAGGGGAGACCttcatcttctccttctccccgGAGCTGAAG GTGTTCAGGTGGACAGGCAGGAACAACTTCTTTGTGAAAGGGGACATAGACCTACTGATGATTGGTGGGGGCAG GAGTAAATTTGGGCTGTGGCTGGATAGAGACCTGCACTACAGTGGCAGCCACCCCTGCGAGACTTTTGACAATGAGACCCTCTCACCCTGGGAAGAGTTCTGCGTCCAAGACCTGGAAGTGTGGGGCCTGGCCTGA